From a single Metopolophium dirhodum isolate CAU chromosome 6, ASM1992520v1, whole genome shotgun sequence genomic region:
- the LOC132947539 gene encoding uncharacterized protein LOC132947539, with protein MATNGKYQNISIQPTKLARTPKTIYELPRENLTEADLVRKSTSDRTKRRVAHEAWFPLPVITKPVVTEKTQQKPKKKLVLKKDGELTTGLRLTRERQET; from the exons ATGGCTACAAACGGAAAGTATCAAAACATAA GTATTCAACCGACGAAACTTGCACGGACTCCTAAAACAATATATgag TTGCCCAGAGAAAACTTAACCGAAGCTGATCTAGTCAGAAAATCGACTTCCGACAGAACTAAACGCCGTGTGGCCCACGAGGCGTGGTTTCCCCTGCCCGTTATCACTAAGCCTGTGGTGACAGAAAAGACTCAgcagaaaccaaaaaaaaagctCGTGTTGAAGAAGGATgga GAGTTGACGACAGGGTTAAGGCTGACAAGAGAAAGACAGGAGACTTAG
- the LOC132946504 gene encoding large ribosomal subunit protein mL43 encodes MSSSRFTPRGFPRVPLQNGIGRYICQLKRVTLRFCKSSGSSRGIRDFIETDLVSFAQDHPGTALYLKPRRHKSPSFVAEYLNGEREVISCHNFTAQQMIKWLNLYTTRSGIPLMRYVKMWHTECPSIQGVWSPFTNKDPALNITQFPSEMLSRPVWEEKSATEELIEMINKQKISDENDDDTQKVQAAHV; translated from the coding sequence ATGTCGAGCAGTCGTTTTACACCAAGAGGTTTTCCTAGAGTTCCGCTTCAAAATGGTATTGGGCGTTATATCTGTCAATTGAAAAGAGTCACATTAAGATTTTGTAAGAGCAGTGGATCTAGTCGTGGAATCCGTGATTTCATCGAAACAGATCTAGTAAGTTTTGCACAAGATCACCCAGGTACAGCTTTGTACTTGAAGCCTCGTCGTCACAAGTCACCTTCATTTGTCGCCGAATATTTGAATGGCGAACGCGAAGTAATCAGTTGTCACAATTTCACTGCACAACAAATGATCAAGTGGTTAAATTTATACACCACCCGATCTGGTATACCGCTTATGAGGTATGTAAAAATGTGGCATACAGAATGCCCTTCTATTCAAGGAGTCTGGAGTCCTTTTACAAACAAGGATCCTGCATTAAACATTACACAGTTTCCATCTGAGATGTTATCAAGGCCTGTATGGGAAGAAAAATCAGCAACAGAAGAGTTAATAgaaatgataaataaacaaaaaatcagcGATGAAAATGATGACGATACACAGAAGGTTCAAGCAGCTCATGTGTAA
- the LOC132946290 gene encoding uncharacterized protein LOC132946290, producing MVRMCSIPLCKGVTSKQHNVKLHKFAASEKLRHIWLHRIKSYYPNFKISNSSLVCSKHFSEIDFIKNARSETFSLHKDAVPSLFDVQECVYVFSDSELDGGSNIPIPSIDDVMEVTQTEMNDISNISGPSNIDVLKATQSLDFQVPVNSKSMMNATNNAMERKILFGDFKADDLNTPRKLIQYWDVSQQTVNKYKYIIKMLHNKNAWLTKRVQNLCQTIKHLKEEKTILDNCLRP from the exons ATGGTTAGGATGTGCTCAATTCCACTTTGTAAAGGTGTTACATCAAAACAACATAATGTTAAACTACATAA gtttgCAGCATCAGAAAAACTCCGACATATATGGCTACATCGAATTAAGTCGTATTatcctaattttaaaattagtaacAGCAGTTTAGTATGTAGTAAACATTTTTCTGAAATTGATTTCATAAAAAACGCTAGGTCTGAAACATTTTCACTTCATAAAGATGCGGTACCCTCGTTGTTTGACGTCCAAGAATGTGTGTATGTTTTTAGTGATA gTGAACTTGATGGTGGTTCGAATATTCCTATTCCATCTATTGATGATGTTATGGAAGTTACACAAACAGAGATGAATGATATTTCCAATATTTCTGGACCATCAAACATTGATGTTTTAAAAGCTACACAAAGTTTGGATTTTCAAGTACCagtaaattcaaaaagtatgaTGAATGCCACCAATAACGCcat ggaaagaaaaatattatttggtgaTTTTAAAGCTGATGATTTGAATACTCCAAGAAAGCTCATACAATATTGGGATGTATCTCAACAAACtgttaacaaatacaaatatataataaaaatgttacacAATAAGAATGCTTGGTTAACAAAGAGAGTTCAAAATTTATGCCAAACGATTAAACATCTGAAAGAAGAGAAGACAATTTTGGATAACTGTTTACGTCCTTAA